ttgtagtattactttgtttagcaagctagcagcctaatttactaagcaagttaagagcgtgtactattcttacagaagagattagagaagcaaaaatctgttatgctgcattccagaactcagcctgagaattacagtctgctgtgagttctgcgttacaatcatttgacacatgttggggttgcgattgtgaaagtcgcccgtttacaattttcattggcatcatcacagctagttgttttaaaagcaacccttgagcttcctgatgttcgacttgttgcaaaatattctgaagccaatcaatcaagttagtattaaagttagtgactctctaggaccctgcaagactgtggcaagactcccccatcctgactgccttaatagccatctcattcatttgcaaacagctgtccctgggataccttgcctgagtcacagaatcggcacagttaattgctccagccaactgctcatagttaacagcaattccccgattaaggttttcagtcaaggccactacacatagctcacaaaaatcagataaccacatcatatactgtatcagttagtaccatacaaagcaatgacttccaatcatgcagtgtgagtgtataaggctctgccatcacttcaagaagggacacagcaaatgtattatgaatcctcccttcccgcactgctttgcttaactctttaacagcctcgtattgcacaggctgccgctctgcaggttgatttgtctgacaaaatactgaacatgccatagcgactcccaaaacccatcactgaagtgtttcccacttgcattcctgccaccagtccctcagaccccctttcaccctccccaaaatacaatcaatgcatcaggagagacgagggggtgggggaaaggtctagctccttttccagatctataggacctggatcaaaaggtttatcagagtcaatggaatcattgtccgagttgtcctgttcccgtgcttggtcctgtgttgtgagggtcgctgcaatcagtgacagaagctttgggggcagaggaggtgtggacagaatcgccatcgctgacggtgtcttgagaagagtcgcgctgtcggtggaatttacagcttcctctggtttagcaccgttagtagaattagtccacacttggcaaagaggagtcagaatttgccaccaagatgttaaatgcattcccgacacggtgttcccctccgcggcagcatcatacaattggctgctgtatgtacacactttcattctttcaaagtctctaaagtttcttggctgctcacctgtctcgatgcatacatgtgttatcctcggggtttaggttgtccgcctggtccagacagcaagacgatcgttcagccaagccgtctcctccggaacgcagccctcttccacgagctgtctttttttaccgaccagttccgtccttattcttccaaggcttcggaacaccaccataggggtcaccatttgaggagactgaggcacagactccctgatctgactagaagaccctttatgagtccatatacgtcttTTTCTGGGGACGAaccctgattccccgttacagatttcccacagctcacctctcaactccggagggatttctggccggctcctgcttcctttcagcagatcattcacagttctgtgggattcgctgcatgtcgctcagataggcgattcgagagcccttcactttagatccttaaacgcatcacgtcggggtcaccaatttgcggcgaatgaggagacgggacgcagcttgatgcaagcaaatgtccatttattagtgattttcttacaattatatacgtttctaccttctacatattacacactgattggttaaatcttaagcgtaaaaaacactgattggttgatatttaaggcacgccgttagaacaataggaacttactagtttatcttgacatagcaataatttctattccaaagttagggagtttctttctacacggctttcttgattacatattggcgccatccgttcccttatctggctacttgtttctctgtccgtctggttgcctcctcaactgtgacggctcaggggtctgcagttagctggttcctttgctcccagggcttgtgccctacaagttctaacaagtctctattcatcaggctatcagtacttggactcttgtccttgaggccttgtcctacattTGTCCATCGCAGAAACCCTCCTTTAAGCATGGAACCCAACCCATTAGCCTTTTCTCGTGCTCTTTCCCCTCACCACTGAGAAGAAACCTGCACATGGTCTTCTATACCACATGACTGCTTctggcctttcagcttctcccagagaCATGACCAAgccacatgcctgctgctgtcatgTCATGTCCCCAAGAAAATGGACATGGCATCCCTATCTTCCTGGAGAAGGCCTAGGGGGTACAGTGGCCGAGGGACTGTCCCAGCCACGTTCCTGTGGCTGGCCTGGCACCTCCCAAGAATGAAATGACCTCACATCCCCCTTCACAGCCATGCACTTCCTTCTGCATTAGCAGTTTCTGTAAGCATAACTGAGTTCCTAACAGCATACTCCTCCATCACGATCCTTCTGGCCTGGGACCTGACCAGAGAAAAGCGTGTTTGTTTTATCAAATTTATCAAATATAATCCCTAGAAACCATTTGAGTGGAGAAATATTCTCAAATAAAATCCTATATTTGTATTGACATATTTTCTATATCCactcattcctttttttctattttttattatttccctcAGCATAGTCTTTCTTCAAAAACCTTTCAAGGGGATGATTCACTGCATCATAGAGTAACTCATGCTTGAAGGGAGTCCTAAACAACAGTTTGTCTGGCTCACCTGCCCAGGACATAGTGAACTAGAGGAGGTTGCTCAAGACCTCCACCCAGTTTTGTACCGTCCACAAAGGTGCCGAATGCGCACACAGTCATAGCATACAGGGGGATCAGAAAGATGTTCAACAGTGTTGGTCCAAGTGCTGGTCACTGAGGGATGCAGCTAGTAACTGCCTGCATGGAGGATTCTGTACCACTGATAACAGTGACTGAGAGGGGACATGACATCATTACAGGTAACACAACACCAACATCAACAATAATTACAGACCACAACCCAGGTCTGTAATGATTTCCATGatgacagctctgcagaagagcAATGGGTTCATGTTTGGAATAATATCCAGTCATCAGTTTGCACACTGCACCCTtgagctcctggttcctcatgctgagggggttcactgctggaggcaccactgAGTACAAGACTGACAACATCAGATCCAGGGACTGGGACGAGATGGAGGGGGGTTTCAGGTAGGCAAACGCACCTGTGCTGACAAAGAGGGAGACCAcagccaggtgagggaggcacgtggaaaaggtTTTGTGACATTCCTGCTCAGATGGGATCCTCAGCATGGCCCTGATGATCTGCACGTAGGACAGcatgatgaaaacaaaacaggcaaagGCTAAACAGGCACTAACCACAAGAACATTTTACTTTGAGCCTTTCaattcttttccccatcccatCATGGGGggagctgtgtggggcttagcaGCAGGACAGTCATTATGGAAGGAATGTTGTGGGTTGATTTTTGAGACAGGTATCCAACATGATAGAATGAGCTGAAGGAATACTAAAACTAATCAAGAATGCCACCCTCCTCATCAGGAAAAAGGAGCTAAGTGACCTGCTGGGCCTTTCCATTACCATTTGAGTCTCTTTGTGGAGAGGTTTCTGTTAACTGGGAATCAGAAAATTCACCTTTCTTTCTCAGTGCTAAATGCCCAGGAAGCTTAGCATGCTCCCCTTCAGACGTAGATTTGCTcacatcagagaaaaaaatctcatggcCCATCGCAAATTCAGTTCATTTCCCTTTGTGCATCGCTCTTGAAGAACATCTTCATTTCTCCTGTAGAACAGAGTTCAGCATCTCATGGCCAACTCGGTCTCGAGGATAACATGGGGCAGTCACAGGTTTGGAGCCAGGGAGGTGGAGGTACAGGGAAgccttttctgttcctgcacAGATTgaatggatttattttctgcttcccttctctttggtttggtttaacTTCCTTCCACAGGTTTGGCACTTTTAGCACCTAAACTacatgtctctttttttttctactttttaaagtCCTGAAATTATGTAATTATACTGGACAGCACCAAAAGCAGCCACAGGCATCTGTCCAGCATGGCTGGGCTCACTGGAATGGGCTTCCTTCACCTTTGACAAATGCTGCCCGTGAGACAATCACCATGGAAGAAGTACTCTGCCAGTTTCCTATGAGCAAAGCTCTCCTGAACTGTGATCTTGCGAAGCATTGAGACATCTGAGAATTGAAAAGAATAGTCTGTATGTTTGAAGACTTTGGAAACAAGCAGGACATGCTGGTATGTGGATAATCTGCCTGTGAAGGGTTGCTTTGAAttaaagcatttgtttaaaatagatGTTGGTATCTCACAGgtcttgtttggtttgtttgttggtttgttagttgttggggggtgtgtggtttgtttgttttttaagaaaagcattgcatttttctgtgcatttataGAAGGAGTTAGATTAGAAAACAATTATGGTGACATTTCTCTCATGTGAACTCTAATTTTATCCGGGAAATTTTGAATGGCACCTCTGTGAGATAGATACAACCCagagggaaaaggcaggaataCCTTGGAAAGAGAATCAAACTCTTAGGATGACATGcttttgtgaaatgaaaattttctctCGAGAAAACCACCCCGTGTTTTTCACTTGGCTgttttgaatgcttttattACGTGTGTTCTAACCTGCTGTTCTCATCATTAATACGTCAGAGTTTAAGACGACTTCTCAAAGGGCGTTAGTGACAGCTGGAGAGACACAGCCAGCATCCTCAGTCTTCTGCCTGGAAGAGGATATTCGTTCCCCATGTCCAACTGAGATACTTCAACATCTTTCAGCTGAGTCTCTGCTTCGTAAGAGGCAATCTGCGGTTGCGGTGCTGCTCACTTGTAGCTCACACCCTTCAAGTGTGCCCAGTGAGAAGTCTACGCTCTGGGAAAGGTAGGACACGCAAAGGGAAGGCTCCGTTCCTCAGACAACAAGAGCATTGCTCTGCTTCCACGAGAGCTTGCAGGGGACTGGGAAGCATTGCAGGGCTGGGATTGGAGCAAATGGGTCCTCGGTTGGTTTTGTAAGCTGTCATAAATCCAGGAGACAGagcagaaatttaaaatgaTTCAGGACTCCAGAAGTTCTAAAAGCATGACCTACTCAGGAAAAACTGGGTGTTGTGGGGAGGTCACCCACTTTTAATCTCTTCTGTATGACTGAAAACTGCATGAAGCATTTTGACTGATtgcaaaaaatgtctttaagcACCCTGAAAACTTGTGATGTATGCATCAGCTGCTGTTTATCTACCTACCTAAGATGTTCTGCGGATGCATCAATGTCACTGGATTCATTGGCAGATAGAACTGTGTTTTACTTCTGAGGAGATTCACATGTCACCATGCAAAAAGGAATGATTCAGATTTAAAAGAGCCTCCCAGATATTTGAGTGTGTGGACACAGCATCAGGGGATGAGCCCTTACATGTGAGGAGAGCTGGGATTCATGTCTTTCACTCAGGTCTAAGAATCAAGTCATACTCtgccttgctttgttttgatggCTTCTCCTTACCCAGCCTTGCCTTGCTTTAtcttcccccttttcctccccatcctcatTTTCACCCTATCTCTTCTGCATGTTCTGATGTTAAATGCAGCTCTTACAAGACCTGGACAAGGAGTGTAAGAAAGACTGTTCTTGAAGGGGCTAGTATATATCtaattcctttcttctcatcagTCACCAGGTCTTCTATTTAATAAAATcacctttaaaaagaagtcaagtttcttttttcctgatgaCAAAACCCAGTCACTGAGGCTCAAGGATTCCATTCTCCCCTCTCTTTACAAAGCTCCCTGCATCAAGCAACCCCTGTTAGATTCCCTAACATTCATGCAGGCCTTGGTCAACCTCACCTAATCCCGCAATCACGTGTATGCTGGTGTTTGGAGTCTTTCTCTAGGCTTGAAGCGTATGTGATGGTGGACAGGCCATCATCATCCTCTAAGAGCCTGTTGTTTGGATTGCTCTGTATAGGGAAAATGCCCCAAAGAAAAGGCTTGGAGAATCACACTGTTGGATCTGGATTCATTCTTGTGGGGTTTTCTGACCTGCCCGGCCTGCAGGGCCTGTGCTTCACAGTCCTCCTGGTAATCTACCTTGTGGTCCTCATAGGGAACAGCCTGACTGCTCTCATCACAGTGGTGGACTCAAGCCTTCACAGCCccatgtatttctttctgaggAACTTGTCCTTCCTGGAGATCTGCTACACATCGGTCACTCTGCCAAAAATGCTGGTGGGTTTCCTGAGGGAAGATGGCAGGATCTCCTTCcttggctgtgctgcccagctgtatttcctggttttgctgggCAGCATCGAATGCCTACTCCTGGCTGCCATGGCCTACGACCGCTACGTAGCCATATGTGACTCCCTGCACTACACCCTGACCATGAGCAGGGTGCTCTGCATCAGACTGGTGGTGGGGTCATGGGTGGCTGTCGTACCACTGCAAGTAGGACAGACCTACCAGGTGTTCACTTTACCCTTCTGTGCATCCCATGACCTTAACCACTTTTTCTGTGATGTCCCCCCTGCTAGAACTGGCTTGTGCAGACACTTTCTGGAACCATGTGATGCTGTACACCATCATCGTGGTATTTGCagtccttcctgcctccttcatatttatttcttacattgcaaTTATCAGGGCAATTCTGAAAATGCCTTCGGTTCTGGGCAGACACAAAGCTTTCTCCACCTGCTCTTCACACCTCGGGGTGGTGATGCTCTTCTATGGCTCAGCCACAGTCGTCTACTTAAAGCGACGGTCAAAGGATTCCGTAGACACTGATAAATACTTTGCCCTGTTTTACACAATTGTGACTCCCATGTTCAACCCTGTCATCTATAGCCTGAGGAATAAGGAAGTGAGAATTGCCTTGAAGAGACTCCTACGGACAAAGTGAAACCACAGGGTATGTAAAATATTCCTAAATGGTACCAGAAGTCCCACTggggctgccttgtgccagggccggctgcagggctgtgaaggtggctgtgcaggcaggggtgcccagggctgtccttgccagcagggtccctgcagcccagggggctgtgtgctggggcaggggctctgccgcctgccaggggcagctctcagcctgcccaGGAGCTCccgtggggctgtggggagaagctgtgggtggAAGGAGCAACCCTACTGAGGGCAAGGTCCTTGTGCTGGTGATCGGGTGCTGCATGGGTCAGAGGTACTCACAACCCCAGCTCAGGCCCAGGTCATTTCCAAGGGGACGTGTCATGAGCATGTTCATTGCAGGGGTTCCCTGCTTCACTCTGTGCTTTCCTGAATCTGTGTGTCCACTTCTCTGTGTCTTGGCTTGTTAGGAATGGAAACTCAGCTGTGGAGGTCAGACCAGGGGCACAGACTATTAAAGCATTACACAGGTTTACCAGGAATTTCAGCAAGTGCCTTCACTCCCCACTAGCTTCCACATCAAAatatcctttccttttccatcagGGTTTGGGTGACCTGTTGTTCTTTCAGGCATGCAGACAGGGagcggctgcagggcagagctgggcacacaggggctgagctgggctctctgagcgctggcagggaagaaccatggggccagagaaagagctgctggcagggaaagCTGCAGGATGGAGACATAGGGACAGAGGGGGCTTGGGGCAGTGGAGGAATGCTGAGGAGAACACTAACACAGGGTAGATAGGGGCACCACCCACTGTGCCCTACCATGCAGATGCCTTCCCTGAAAATACAcaagttttctctcttctatAAGCTATCACAGCCTTTAGCTCATAAGTTCCAGGCTCCTTGGTACCTCCTcatccagcagagctgggcagctgagaaggagctggagggacACACCAGATTCCCTCACACTGCCCTAAGGCACAGACAGTCCCCTTGCCTCTCAGCACTCAccctgctctccctgagcacagcacaaaatcctgacctgactctggccatggccgttgctcagcacgggcagagccgatgctgacaggcccttctgcgctgggagcagtttgggctgagccagtgcaaggccaggagtggcccctgcccccagggttcccatgaagcccctgctgcagagcagggctcactgctgggcagccagcgggcacagcccctgctcctcacagcacactcggccagcagtcagcacagctccagccacggctctgcagggagctctCCTAGGAACGGCAGAGGGGTGGACGTGGGGCAGCGGGGTCGGATCTAAGAGAAAGGGCTTTACCTTGGCTCACGGTAGTCTTTCCTGACTTGTCACTATGTTTGCTTCATGAACAGGACCCTATGGTtggaggcagcagatgtccaaTACGAGTTGCAccacccagttcctcctcctggcttTTGGAGACacatgggagctgcagctcttgacCTTCTGGCTCTTTCTGGGCATCTACATGGCTGCCCTCCTGGCCAACAGCCTCATCATCACCACTGTAAGCTGTGACCACCACCTCTACACccccatgtatttttttcttttcagtctctcACTGctcgacctgggctccatctccaccactctacccaaagccatggccaactccctctgggactCCAGGGACATCGCCTAtgcaggatgtgctgcacagctctttctatttctcttttccctttcagcagAGTGCATGCATGTGCCTCTTATCCCTATTTCCATAAGCATTCCGTTAGTTAATAGATACTGTAATGCTTGttactcctctccctcctccctgctgtttgTGGACTATTTCTAATGCATGGTTTGTCTCTGTTgctattattttgcttaatttagTGTAGCACAGAGACTCTGCAAGTGgaaaatgatttcttctttcttgggCCTTAACATATAGGATCCTGAATCATGTTAATAAACTAGAAGTATTGTGATTAGATTCTGCTGATGGATACAAGCTCCCCTCTTGCATATGTTTCAAAAAAGTAGTATATGGATGTATCTTTGGCAGGTGTTTAGAAGTTGAATTcacctggggacagagctggagataattttcacagaaagctcGTCGTTTGCACGGAGTACAGGGTTAGATTCTAGATTCTCCTCTAAATGTATAAGACTATTATTTCAGGACCAAATTGTACTTGTTAGgatgtatttatattataataaaagaaatatatactgTAATTGCAGGTGTTTGCCCTAGCTTCTAGATTTAAAAGACCAATTAAGCAGCACACAAATAATAACTtactgaagatttctttaaGGAATAGTCAGTTCCagctatttgcatttttaagccTCTTAGAAATGGTTGGGTGTATTTTGCAGATACCTTTCCACATTTTCACCTTTTATATGGAAAGATAAATTGTCTTAGAAACTCCTTCTAAGCCGGCTTTTTGGGCTGGAAAGTAGGTTTCTGGAGACATTCTGAGATGGgttgtttgtgggggttttttgtttgttttttcttttttttttttctttaagtgagagaaagaaacaacaaagcattttaagctagacagtaacaaaaaattGCACCGCAGTGTTCGCATAACACCTGTAATAGTTTGTACATATAGTACAGCAATGACTTGTGTGTTCGTAGGGAAGAGgccaatacattttctttctaagctaTGTATTCTTGGTTTCAGTCTATAGCTTCTAAGCTAAGGAACTAATTTTTCATACCTTTCTCTTTcggggggtttttttttgtttggttttttccccccaccctggaGGATTGCCTTATTTGCTAAATATGACACCTTATTCATCTCACAGCACCGCTCCAAGTGCTCATATGGCTTCTTCCACCACAGAGCTTTCTAtataaatttttccattatggtgcccacacaagcaaatgaaaaaaaaaatctacatttt
The Falco peregrinus isolate bFalPer1 chromosome 6, bFalPer1.pri, whole genome shotgun sequence genome window above contains:
- the LOC129784722 gene encoding LOW QUALITY PROTEIN: olfactory receptor 10AG1-like (The sequence of the model RefSeq protein was modified relative to this genomic sequence to represent the inferred CDS: inserted 2 bases in 1 codon); the protein is MYFFLRNLSFLEICYTSVTLPKMLVGFLREDGRISFLGCAAQLYFLVLLGSIECLLLAAMAYDRYVAICDSLHYTLTMSRVLCIRLVVGSWVAVVPLQVGQTYQVFTLPFCASHDLNHFFCDVPPXLELACADTFWNHVMLYTIIVVFAVLPASFIFISYIAIIRAILKMPSVLGRHKAFSTCSSHLGVVMLFYGSATVVYLKRRSKDSVDTDKYFALFYTIVTPMFNPVIYSLRNKEVRIALKRLLRTK